TGAGTCTGCTGGAGTCTTGTTCTGTTCAACCTGCATGCAGTGCTTGGTGCCCCTTTGTGAGCTTGATGGCGGTCGTACTTTGTCCTTGTTTCCATTCTATCCAGTGATCGGCTGCATGGCAGGAAATTCAGGCCACAGCGTAAGCAAGAAACCTGAAAGTAGTCCTAAATGAATCTATTCAGAGCAGGTCGCAAACATATAGATTTGGTTACGGATTAGTAAGTAAGGCCAATTTTGGTCAGATTTCGTCGACGCGTGTGGCAAGCTATGACAGCGGCTCGAAAATATTTATGAGCCCAATCCCCTCAAAAAGATTCATGGATCGGTCAGTAGTGCAATCAAGGTTCTTGCAGAAAATTCCACGCCGAGTTGGCATTGTTGGAATAGCTGCTGCTCTCGTCGTCGCCGCAGGTTGCGGTCTGGCGAATCGCGAGAGCTCCTTTGAAATGCCCAAAACCGCCAGCACGGAGTCGCTGAACCTACCCAGCGCCACCGATGCCGGTGAACAAGTGGGTGCTGCCACTAAGCTACCTATCTACTGGTTGGAAAACACCGACACTGGGGTCTTCCTCTACCGCGAGTATCTCGAAGATACACGCCACCGCGAACCCATCGGGGACGCAATCTGGACTTTGCTTTCCAGCGATCCGGCCACACCACACCGGTATACCCATCTCAAACCAGCCGAGGACATTGGCGTTTCAATCAGTGGCACTAACGTGATCACTCTGGATCTTCCTGCCAAGGTATTTAGCGCACACCTAGATGAGGGTCTTTCGGAGCGATCGATCCAGCAATTAGTTTTCACCGCGACGGCAGCCGCTTCTGGTACGGGTCTGCTTGTGGGTACCACTGCCCCAACGGTCAAGATTTTGGTCGACGGTAAACCGAACGCCACGGTTTTTGATGGCTATCGACTTAAAGACGTTTATGAACGTAACGCCAAGTTTATGGCCCCGATCTGGATTATTGACCCGCAGTACGGAACGGTATTGAGCGCGGGCAAGGTTCAGATCAAGGGCCGAACCACGCAGTTTGATATTGGTACCTTCTATTCCTTGCAGAAAAAAGATGCCGATGGAAATCTCACTGTGATCACCGCGCAGAAGCAAGTTATCGCAGGGAAAATTCAAGAAGACGGTGCCTTCAGCATCACCGAGAGTCTCACCCCTGGCTCCTATAAGCTCACCTTCTGGGGTGTCGAGACTGAATCGGACGCCAAGGTGGGCGAAGTAAGCTCAGACTTCACCGTCAAATAGTTACCCTGAAAATGTTGCTGCAATAGATGAGAATCAAGAATTCGCGGGTACCTGATGAGGTACCCGCGAATACTTGTATTAATCAGATTTCGCCGAGTAGGTGACGAATCAACACCAGCGCTGCCGGTCCAGCAGTAGAAGCACGCAATACATGCTGACCCAAGAGCGCAGCGTGGGCACCAGCATCAGTGAATGCTTGTAGCTCGGCATCGGAAATGCCACCCTCAGGCCCGACAATCATCATGACCTTCTGACCAGGTTGAGCTTGCGGTAGCCACGAGGATACGTGTTCTGCCACGGACTCGGTAGCCTGCTCATGCAAAACTAAGACCAGTGCCCCAGCCGTAATCTCATCCGCGATGATCTTGGCCAATTCCTTGGAGCCCGCAAGAGCTAGAACCTCTGGTTCAAAGGCGCGACGGGACTGTTTCTGCGCAGCACGGACTTGAGCCCGCCATTTTGCCAGTGCCTTATCCGCCTTGGCGGCGTTCCAACGCACGATGGAACGATCCGCTTGCCACGGCCGCACGGCGAGCACGCCGAGCTCTACCGAAGACTCAACGGCCTGCAGATCACGGTCGCCCTTAGACAAAGCTTGCACGAGTGTCACCGGATGTTCGCTGACCGATTCTTGGTCCCGTTCAAGGACCCGAGCGTTCAGCATGTCCTTACCGGTGCTCAAAACCTCCACCGTCAGGCGAAGGCCTCGGCCGTCGAGCAGATCCAGATGCTCACCGGCCGTGACGCGTTTTACCGTCACGGCGTGGTGAGCCTCTGAGCCGGAAAGCTCCAAGCTGTCCCCCGGCATGGCGTTCTGTGCCATATCAGGGTCGATAACGAAGCTGTGATTGCTCATGTTTAGCGCTGGTTCAGCTTGTCACGCAGTCGTGAGAACATGCCACCAGAGTGTTCAACGCGTCCAGCGGTCATTTCCTCACCGCGTAACTTGGCCAACTGCTCGAGCAGATCGCGCTGTGCAGCATCAAGCTTGGTTGGGGTCTCCACCTGCAGGTGCACGATGATGTCACCGCGTTTGCCACCGCGAAGGCGTGGTACGCCTAGGCCTGACAAAGTGACGGTGTCGCCATCTTGCGCGCCGGATTCCACGTTGATGGCTTGCTCACCATCGAAGGTTTCAAGCTTGAGTTCACAACCAAGGGCTGCTGCGGTCATCGGCAGGCTCATCTTGGCGTGCAGGTCAGTCTGTGCACGTTCGAAGACCTTGTGACGACGAACGTCCACTTCAACGAAGAGATTGCCGTTAGGGCCACCGCCCGGGCCTGCTTCACCCTGGCCACGAAGCTGGATGCGGGTTCCGGAATCGACACCTGCAGGTACGTTCAGGGACTTGGAGACGTGCTCTCGTACGCGACCCTCACCGTTGCACTCCAAGCATGGTTCGGGAATGGTGGTACCAAAACCACGGCAGGCAGCACAGGTTTCCACGGTCATCATCTGGCCGAGGAATGAACGAACTGGACGCTGCACCTGACCTGCACCATGGCAGATTTCGCAGGTTACCGGGCTGGTGCCCTCACGGGTGCACGAGCCGTTACAGGTCTTACAGGTAACTGCCGTTTCCATCTCGAGTGGGTAAACGGTGCCCTTCACGGCATCTTCCAAATCAATGGTGATGGTGATCAGCGCGTCACGACCAGGCTGGGTACGTGATGCTGGTCCCTGGGCCTGGCCACCACCGAAGAACTGCTCGAAGATGTCTCCGAATCCGCCGAAGCCCTGGCCGCCGCCACTGAATCCTGGGTGACCATTGCCATTTTCATCGCCGGTGGCATCGTAGTTCGAGCGCTTGGTCTGGTCGGAAAGAACCTCGTAAGCGCGGGTCACCAGCTTGAACTGTTCTGCAGCCTCTTCACTCGGATTCACATCCGGGTGAAGCTTACGTGCCAACTTTCGGTAGGCACTCTTGATTTCCTGAGGGGTCGCGTCCTTGGCAACGCCCAGGGTCTCGTAATGCGAGCTCACGTTGTTCGCCGTGTCCTTTCCTAAAATGCAAAAAATTCAAAAAATGCTTGGCTTAGCGCCAGCGTTACTAGTTGGCCAAAATCTTGGATAGGTATCGAGCCACTGCCCGCACCGAGGCCATCGAGGTGGGATAGTTCATTCGCGTCGGCCCGAGCACTCCGAGCTTATTGCGCACGTCGGAACCGTAGGTGGTGGCTACCACCGCAGCCTCCGCGAGCTGACCGTAATGGTTCTCGGTTCCAATCGCCACAGCCACACCGCGCGAGTCAGCCTCCAGCTCAGAAAAGAGTTTGAGTAGCACTACCTGCTCCTCGAGGGCTTCAAGCACAGGAGTAATACTCAGCGGGAAGTCCCCTTCCACCCTCGCCAAATTGGCGGTTCCGGCCATGATGATGCGCTGCGTATTTGCGGCCTGGGCCATTTCCTCCAGGGCCTGCAACACGCTATCGACCAATGGCTCGGATTGCTGTTGCGGGCTCAACCCGACTCGGGTGAGTTTGCCACGTAGATCAGCAAGCTGTACGCCCTCAAAACTATTGAGCAACCATAACTTCAAATCAGCTAACTCAGTGTCTGAGTACAGGCGTGGAACCACCATCATGCGTTGATCAACGGTACCGTTTGAGGCAATCATGACCATCAGCACTTGAGTGCTACCCAAGCTGACGAGTTCAAGATTCTTCAACGACGCGGTGTCGTAGTGCGGTACCTGAATCATCGCCACTTGATTGGTCAACCTAGCCAGCAGTCGGACGGTGCTCTTGAGCATCTCGTCCAAGTCCGTGGAGTTGTCCAAAATCTTGTTAATGGCGTCGCGTTCAGCCCTCGACAGTGGCTTTAGCTCGCCAATCTCGTCAACAAAACGCCGATAACCCTTCTCGGTCGGAACACGTCCCGATGAGGTGTGTGGTGCAGCGATGAGCCCTTCTTCTTCGAGCAGTGCCATATCATTTCTGATCGTGGCCGCGCTGACTCCAAGGTTGTGCCGATCCAATAAGGCTTTGGAGCCCACCGGCTCACGCGACTGCACGTAGTCCTCTACAATGGCGCGCAATACATCCAAACGCCGAAGTTCACTCACAACGCCACCTCCTTGGATTCCCTGTCGAAGTGTTTGGCACTCTAACCTGTCAAGTGCCAAGTCTAGTACGTTCAACGGTTGCTAGCATTGGTTTTCGAGCGTATTCGATCACAGCGAAAGGCCGTACGTGACTAATTACTCCTGGGGACCTCAAGATCTCAGCGCCCCAGCACCGAAAAAACTCCGCCAGGTCCCCATCGAACGTGGCATGGTTTTAGAGGATGCCACCTCGGGATGGGTTGGTGAAGTCATACGTACAGAAAAGTCTGGCGGAATGCGGATTATCGTCCTGGAAGACCGCCACGGCAAGACTCGCTCCTTCCAAGCTGGTTTCGGGTTTTTCCTTGAAGGTGAGCCAGTGGAAATGGTTGACCCGGTGGTTAAAACCGCACAACCCAAAACCATGGTGTCCGCATCAGGCTCCCGCGCCGTTACTGGTTTAAAAGCGCGAGAGGCACGGGCCAGCAGGATCTGGGTGGAAGGCAAACATGATGCCGAACTCGTAGAAAAAGTATGGGGCCATGACCTTCGAGTTGAAGGCATCGTTGTGGAACCACTACACGGTGTTGATGACCTAGCTGGTGCTATTCGTGATTTTGCGCCCTCGGCAGAACGTCGCCTAGGCATATTGGTCGATCACCTCGTGGCAGGCACCAAAGAAGCACGCATCGTCGCCGAAGCGATGAAGGTTCCCGGAGCGGCTCAGAATGTTCTGATTCTTGGCCATCCGTATATTGACGTCTGGCAAGCGATTAAACCCTCAGCTCTTGGCATCAAGGCTTGGCCGGTCATTCCCAAGGGCACTGACTGGAAAACCGGCGTACTACGTGCCTTCGGTTGGCCGCACGAAACGGCCGAAGACATCGGCATCGGATGGCAGCGAATTCTCTCTACCGTCTCCCATTATGGGCAGCTGGAACCACAACTGTTGGGAAGAATAGAAGAATTGATCGATTTTCTGACAACCGAAGATTACGGTTTCCTAACAATTGACCAATAGTTGGACTTTAGCGCGGTAATCTCACCGTTGCATGAACCAACCACGGCTATGATGGAGATAGATTTCAGCCACAGCAAGACAAGGAATGATAGTGACTACACGCCAGACGCAGTCGTCGGAGAATTCGCGCTTCGAAGGATCGCGAACCGCTGCGTTGCCACTGACTCCATCTGAGGATCGGCAATGGTCGACCATGGCTCACTTTGGTGCCATTCTTGGTTGCATTCCGGCAGCTATTATTTTTGCTGTTTATCGCGATCGTGGAGCGTTCACTGCTCAGGAGTCCAAGGAAGCGTTTAACTTCACCTTCCCACTGACCATCCTGGCGATCGCATTAAACGTCTGCACGATCCTGCCCAACATCGGTTGGCTTTTCTCAGTGCTCGCAGTGGCCTTGTGGGTCTTCATGACGGTATCGGGCGCCCTTGCTGCCATTCAGGCCAACAAGGGCCGCCCTTACCGTTATAAGTTCAATCTTCGCCTGATGAAGTAGTAGTACGCTTCAGGTCTAAAAATCGAGTAATTCTCGTACAACGAGGTCGGCTAATAGCCGGCCTCGTTGCGTTAACACCAACGTGCCTGCGAAAGCTGCCTTGGCGTCAATGAGTTCATCTGCGATCAGCCCAGCAACCTTGGTGCGCCCGGTGGCATCGAGCTCACTAATTTCCATGCCGGAACTCAAACGCGTCAAAAGCATCGTCCGCTCTAGCTGAACAGCTTGAGCGTCTGGGTACTCTCGACCATGGCCAGGAGAAATCCCGGCATCAATACGCTGCTGATAGGCCGCCGGATGCTTCACATTCCACCAACGAAGACCTCCAACGTGCGAGTGGGCACCAGGGCCAGCACCCCACCAGTCGCCACCCTTCCAATAAGCAATATTGTGTTGGCAGGCATTGGCAGGAGTCTTGGCCCAGTTGCTGACCTCATACCAAGAGAACCCAGCTGCAGCGAATAGCTCGTCAGCCATCTGGTACTTCTCAGCATGATCGTCATCATCGATATTCGGTACCTCGTCACGTCGAATCTGCGCGGCAAGCTTGGTCCCATCTTCGATGATCAGCGCATAGGCAGAAATATGGTCGGGCTCGTAGCTCAGTGCGGCTTCAATGCTGGTGCGCCAATCTTCTAAGGACTCCCCCGGAGTCCCGTAGATCAAGTCAACGCTCACGTCGAGGCCGGCTTCACGAGCCCAGGACACTACCTGTGGAACTCGCTTCGGATCGTGGGTACGTTCGAGGACCTTCAGTACGTGAGGCACCGCTGATTGCATGCCGAATGAGACCCGCGTGAATCCGCCGTCAGCAAGTTCTTGCAGGCTCTGTCGAGTCACCGAATCCGGGTTGGCCTCGGTCGTAATTTCCGCACCAGGTTTCAGCCCGAAGTCCTTGCGAATCTGATCAAGTACCAAGACCAAATCGCTGGCAGGCAACAGAGTTGGTGTGCCTCCCCCGAAGAATACGGTTTCGATTTCGCGAGGTGGTTGGCCCGAACGGTCCATTACTTCGCGCGCAAAACTGATTTCCTTGCTGACCGTGGCAGCGTAGGTGGCTTGGCTTGATCCTGACCC
The nucleotide sequence above comes from Glutamicibacter sp. B1. Encoded proteins:
- a CDS encoding GerMN domain-containing protein, encoding MDRSVVQSRFLQKIPRRVGIVGIAAALVVAAGCGLANRESSFEMPKTASTESLNLPSATDAGEQVGAATKLPIYWLENTDTGVFLYREYLEDTRHREPIGDAIWTLLSSDPATPHRYTHLKPAEDIGVSISGTNVITLDLPAKVFSAHLDEGLSERSIQQLVFTATAAASGTGLLVGTTAPTVKILVDGKPNATVFDGYRLKDVYERNAKFMAPIWIIDPQYGTVLSAGKVQIKGRTTQFDIGTFYSLQKKDADGNLTVITAQKQVIAGKIQEDGAFSITESLTPGSYKLTFWGVETESDAKVGEVSSDFTVK
- a CDS encoding 16S rRNA (uracil(1498)-N(3))-methyltransferase, which gives rise to MSNHSFVIDPDMAQNAMPGDSLELSGSEAHHAVTVKRVTAGEHLDLLDGRGLRLTVEVLSTGKDMLNARVLERDQESVSEHPVTLVQALSKGDRDLQAVESSVELGVLAVRPWQADRSIVRWNAAKADKALAKWRAQVRAAQKQSRRAFEPEVLALAGSKELAKIIADEITAGALVLVLHEQATESVAEHVSSWLPQAQPGQKVMMIVGPEGGISDAELQAFTDAGAHAALLGQHVLRASTAGPAALVLIRHLLGEI
- the dnaJ gene encoding molecular chaperone DnaJ gives rise to the protein MSSHYETLGVAKDATPQEIKSAYRKLARKLHPDVNPSEEAAEQFKLVTRAYEVLSDQTKRSNYDATGDENGNGHPGFSGGGQGFGGFGDIFEQFFGGGQAQGPASRTQPGRDALITITIDLEDAVKGTVYPLEMETAVTCKTCNGSCTREGTSPVTCEICHGAGQVQRPVRSFLGQMMTVETCAACRGFGTTIPEPCLECNGEGRVREHVSKSLNVPAGVDSGTRIQLRGQGEAGPGGGPNGNLFVEVDVRRHKVFERAQTDLHAKMSLPMTAAALGCELKLETFDGEQAINVESGAQDGDTVTLSGLGVPRLRGGKRGDIIVHLQVETPTKLDAAQRDLLEQLAKLRGEEMTAGRVEHSGGMFSRLRDKLNQR
- the hrcA gene encoding heat-inducible transcriptional repressor HrcA; this translates as MSELRRLDVLRAIVEDYVQSREPVGSKALLDRHNLGVSAATIRNDMALLEEEGLIAAPHTSSGRVPTEKGYRRFVDEIGELKPLSRAERDAINKILDNSTDLDEMLKSTVRLLARLTNQVAMIQVPHYDTASLKNLELVSLGSTQVLMVMIASNGTVDQRMMVVPRLYSDTELADLKLWLLNSFEGVQLADLRGKLTRVGLSPQQQSEPLVDSVLQALEEMAQAANTQRIIMAGTANLARVEGDFPLSITPVLEALEEQVVLLKLFSELEADSRGVAVAIGTENHYGQLAEAAVVATTYGSDVRNKLGVLGPTRMNYPTSMASVRAVARYLSKILAN
- a CDS encoding DUF3097 domain-containing protein; the protein is MTNYSWGPQDLSAPAPKKLRQVPIERGMVLEDATSGWVGEVIRTEKSGGMRIIVLEDRHGKTRSFQAGFGFFLEGEPVEMVDPVVKTAQPKTMVSASGSRAVTGLKAREARASRIWVEGKHDAELVEKVWGHDLRVEGIVVEPLHGVDDLAGAIRDFAPSAERRLGILVDHLVAGTKEARIVAEAMKVPGAAQNVLILGHPYIDVWQAIKPSALGIKAWPVIPKGTDWKTGVLRAFGWPHETAEDIGIGWQRILSTVSHYGQLEPQLLGRIEELIDFLTTEDYGFLTIDQ
- a CDS encoding DUF4870 domain-containing protein, producing the protein MIVTTRQTQSSENSRFEGSRTAALPLTPSEDRQWSTMAHFGAILGCIPAAIIFAVYRDRGAFTAQESKEAFNFTFPLTILAIALNVCTILPNIGWLFSVLAVALWVFMTVSGALAAIQANKGRPYRYKFNLRLMK
- the hemW gene encoding radical SAM family heme chaperone HemW, whose amino-acid sequence is MPSVLPDGDPAPADGLLPASCAHDAEGRTMSFYVHIPFCTVRCGYCDFNTYTATELGSGSSQATYAATVSKEISFAREVMDRSGQPPREIETVFFGGGTPTLLPASDLVLVLDQIRKDFGLKPGAEITTEANPDSVTRQSLQELADGGFTRVSFGMQSAVPHVLKVLERTHDPKRVPQVVSWAREAGLDVSVDLIYGTPGESLEDWRTSIEAALSYEPDHISAYALIIEDGTKLAAQIRRDEVPNIDDDDHAEKYQMADELFAAAGFSWYEVSNWAKTPANACQHNIAYWKGGDWWGAGPGAHSHVGGLRWWNVKHPAAYQQRIDAGISPGHGREYPDAQAVQLERTMLLTRLSSGMEISELDATGRTKVAGLIADELIDAKAAFAGTLVLTQRGRLLADLVVRELLDF